One window from the genome of Tachysurus vachellii isolate PV-2020 chromosome 5, HZAU_Pvac_v1, whole genome shotgun sequence encodes:
- the LOC132846408 gene encoding NLR family CARD domain-containing protein 3-like isoform X5 — translation MTSNMSVSGKQDLKKDERMMEGKRSDSPEPSCVSMKSDASMGHPIEFRDRDSSTDVRRQKKKSNSSRNQLDSIFKELEHKVITLIKKELKRFRKLLSPDYPACTEREVEDEEDLHSVREGALKITLHVLKNMNHTDLANTLHNKLDSVCQTKLKSKLREKFKRINEGISQHGSSALLNEIYTELYITEGWSGDVNNEHEVRQIETASRRPATQEKPIKCNDLFKDKSIRTVLSKGVAGIGKTVSVQKFILDWAEGEANQDVTFMFPLPFRELNLLKQKNLSLMNVLHHFFPEMRKLESIDCDSYKVLFIFDGLDECRLPLNFQKNEILCDVTESASVDVLLTNLIKGNLLPSALLWITTRPGAANQIPPECVDQVTEVRGFSDPQKHEYFRKRISDQSLANKIITHLKSSRSLYIMCHIPVFCWISATVLEGRLGEAEGGEIPKTLTQMFTHFLIFQIKHKDQKYHQKCDPGPQQTRESIMALGKLAFHQLEKGNLIFYEEDLRECGIDVREVSVYSGVCTQIFREEFGLHLGKVFSFVHLSVQEFLAALYMFLSFIRRNVTGHQTSDLSDLFRKSNMSDLLRSLVDKALQSENGHLDLFLRFFLGLSLESNQTLLRGLMPQTGSRSHRKQETVEYIKEKIRENPSPEKSINLFHCLNELNDHSLVQEVQTYLNRGGVWCLSGIRLSPAQWSALVFVLLNSEQELDVFDLWKYDRSDESLLRLLPVVKASRKAVLRRCNLTEESCRVLSSVLSSNSSSLRELNLSLNKLQDSGVKLLSDGLKNPHCTLEKLSFTGNVVRFHADS, via the exons ATGACTTCCAACATGAGTGTGTCTGGAAaacaggacttaaagaaagacgagag aatgatggagggaaagagatcagactcaccagaacccagctgtgtgtccatgaagagtgacgcGTCAATGGGACATCCAATTGaattcagagacagagacagttctactgatgtgag acGACAAAAGAAGAAATCAAACAGCAGCAGAAATCAGCTGGACTCCatattcaag gagctggaacacaaagtcatcactctgataaagaaagagctgaagaggtttaggaagctcctgagtccagattacccagcatgcactgagagggaggtggaggatgaggaggatcttcacagtgtcagagagggagcgctgaagatcacactgcacgtcctgaagaacatgaaccacacagatctcgctaacacactgcacaaca aactcGACTCTGTGTGTCAGACAAAGTTGAAGTCAAAGCTgagagagaagtttaaaagaattaatgaaggaatctcacagcatggaagctcagcacttctgaatgagatctacacagagctctacatcacagagggatGGAGTGGAGacgtcaataatgaacatgaggtgagacagattgagaCAGCATCCAGGAGACCAGCAACACAGGAGAAACCCATCAAATGTAATGATCTCTTTAAAGACaagtccatcagaactgtgctgagtaaaggagttgctggaattggaaaaacagtctctgtgcagaagttcattctggactgggctgaaggagAAGCAAATCAGGACGTCACCTTCATGTTTCCACTTCCCTTTAGAGAGCTGAATCTGTTGAAGCAGAAAAATCTCAGTCTGATGAatgttcttcatcactttttcccTGAAATGAGAAAACTAGAATCAATAGACTGTGACTCCTACAAAGTTTTGTTCATCTTTGATGGTCTGGACGAGTGTCGACTTCCTCTAAATTTCCAGAAGAATGAGatattgtgtgatgtgacagagtcagcctcagtgGATGTGTTGCTGACGAACCTCATcaaggggaatctgcttccctctgctctcctctggataaccacaagaccaggagcagccaatcagatccctcctgagtgtgtagaccaggtaacagaggtacgaggcttcagtgatcctcagaaacatgagtacttcaggaagaggatcagtgatcagagcctggccaataaaatcatcactcacctgaagtcttcaagaagcctctacatcatgtgccacatcccagtcttctgctggatctcagccactgttctGGAGGGAAGGTTGGGTGAAGCAGAGggtggagagatccccaagactctgactcaaatgttcacacacttcctgatttttcagatcaaacacaaggaccaaaagtaccatcagaaatgtgaccctggtcctcagcagaccagagagagtatcatggcactgggaaaactggctttccaccagctggagaaaggaaacctgatcttctatgaggaagacctgagagagtgtggcattgatgtcagagaagtgtcagtgtactcaggagtgtgtacccagatcttcagagaggagtttgggcttcacctGGGGAAGGTGTTCAGCTTCGTACATCTGAGTGTTCAGGAGTTTCTGGCTGCTTTATACATGTTTCTCTCCTTCATCAGAAGAAATGTAACAGGTCATCAAACCTCTGATCTTTCTGATCTTTTCAGGAAGTCAAACATGTCTGATCTCCTCAGGAGTTTAGTAGACAAGGCCTTACAGAGTGAGAATGGGCACCTGGACCTGTTCCTGCGCTTCTttctgggtctctcactggagtCCAATCAGACTCTCTTACGAGGTTTAAtgccacagacaggaagcagatctcacaggaaacaggaaacagtggaGTATATCAAGGAGAAAATCAGGGAGAATCCAtctccagagaaatccatcaatctgttccactgtctgaatgaactgaatgatcatTCACTAGTGCAGGAAGTACAAACTTACCTGAACAGAGGAGGTGTCTGGTGTCTCAGCGGAATCAGACTCTCTCCTGCTCAGTGGtcagctctggtgtttgtgttactgaactCAGAACAGGAGCTGGATGTGTTTGATTTGTGGAAATATGATCGATCAGATGAAAGTCTTCTGAGGCTGCTGCCAGTGGTCAAAGCCTCCAGAAAAGCTgt tctgcgtcggtgtaatctgacagaggaaagctgtagagttctgtcctcagttctcagctcaaactcctccagtctgagagaactgaacctgagtctcaataaactgcaggattcaggagtgaagctgctctctgatggactgaagaatccacactgtacactggagaaactgag